A stretch of the Melanotaenia boesemani isolate fMelBoe1 chromosome 24, fMelBoe1.pri, whole genome shotgun sequence genome encodes the following:
- the zdbf2 gene encoding DBF4-type zinc finger-containing protein 2, with the protein MSRTSNEDDQRKAEPPTSMWEESQPGPSRCEPGRQGYCGYCRVLYSNLDQHLSSLRHLDSVRTSSRGSSTTSSACSRTRLTLMERFLQDVLQHHPHRYSDSRPSHADLPSVSAPPLPRAELDELCFSDDSRSLGTRELLPSSGDVSCQPADQEDLSSPIRAQEGGSAPPGSTCVSQPRATLPHHQAPPSVHTKAHRKTNRRKSSDSLSKSSRGPGSEPDQDLSLRKRQRSTLDLRPWLSWQRERREAHREEAFSSDHTDPMDQTIEEVIQIYCHGTSFTPHHQEEVDSLHFSLPVSIETQSEDWDSPVQVVFQQGTDTPVQVTQTAGRDLSRLVDLQVHLEDQTYSHQLDSALHSKSRRGGARQDEGFLTLPIEEVLPVPEHIPDSFRGKTWAQIEQEDEKRVERLVRQFRRGRFLCYFDTESLARYGRRSQNKTEAEPDSAVLPLVDHDGGDSLCVRKRSRRRWSFRLASRCQVVKVSHSTQTVQLLVPSVHHLCPEAPPTAVPEANQGIAEQTPEMQTRRCLPPSYSNIFTPVQPRTSLVYLLCSPSGSAPSTPENSTPKRSRKRRRPLELQGLKLKYRRLPVRFYEPGTNRILKNPPRGLRWHRGSAPSGPSPPCVRQLFRSLSPDLNTDKPAGEGPKGDSFLRSTLRSDSAQANVVQRPKRTSQAPPPMLDGRSEQVRRSRRERRRPPPSKRRTRSLAQPPPPRREGLRQAASRTLPSFSCPTPISTRRGRGRRGRGYERAR; encoded by the exons ATGTCCCGCACTTCTAATGAag ATGACCAGAGGAAGGCGGAGCCTCCCACCAG CATGTGGGAGGAGTCTCAGCCCGGTCCGTCCAGGTGTGAGCCCGGCAGGCAGGGTTACTGTGGATACTGCAGAGTCCTCTACAGTAATCTGGACCAG CACCTGTCCAGTCTCAGACACCTGGACTCAGTCCGGACGTCCTCCAGAGGCTCCAGCACCACCTCCTCAGCCTGCAGCCGTACCAGACTGACCCTGATGGAGCGCTTCCTGCAGGACGTCCTGCAGCACCACCCGCACCGCTACAGTGACTCCAG GCCGTCCCACGCCGACCTGCCGTCAGTGTCCGCCCCCCCGCTGCCGAGGGCGGAGCTTGATGAGCTATGTTTCTCTGACGACAGTCGGTCTTTAGGCACCCGGGAACTTCTGCCCAGCTCAGGTGATGTCTCCTGTCAGCCGGCAGATCAGGAAGATCTGTCTTCACCAATCAGAGCGCAGGAAGGAGGGTCCGCTCCTCCTGGGAGTACATGCGTATCACAGCCTAGAGCCACACTCCCTCATCATCAGGCTCCTCCCTCAGTCCACACAAAGGCCCACAGGAAGACCAACAGGAGGAAATCCAGTGACTCCTTGTCCAAGTCCAGCAGGGGTCCAGGTTCTGAACCAGACCAGGATCTTAGtctcagaaaaagacaaaggtCCACCTTGGATCTGAGGCCTTGGCTCAGTTggcagagggagaggagagaGGCTCACAGGGAGGAAGCGTTTTCCTCAGACCACACCGACCCAATGGACCAAACTATTGAGGAG GTGATCCAGATCTATTGCCATGGCACCAGTTTCACTCCCCACCACCAGGAGGAAGTAGACAGTCTCCACTTCAGCCTTCCTGTCTCCATAGAAACGCAGAGTGAGGACTGGGACTCACCTGTGCAG gtggTCTTCCAGCAGGGCACTGACACACCGGTCCAGGTGACTCAGACAGCGGGGCGGGACCTCAGCCGTCTCGTTGATCTTCAGGTGCACCTGGAGGACCAGACGTACTCCCACCAGCTTGACTCTGCCCTTCACAGCAAGAGCAGAAGAGGCGGGGCCAGGCAGGATGAAGGGTTCTTGACTCTCCCCATAGAAGAAGTCTTGCCTGTCCcagaacacatcccagactccTTCAGGGGGAAGACCTGGGCCCAGATCGAGCAGGAGGATGAGAAGAGGGTGGAGAGACTGGTCCGACAGTTCAGACGAGGAAGATTTCTTTGCTACTTCGACACAGAGTCTCTGGCCAG GTATGGTAGGAGGAGCCAAAACAAGACAGAGGCGGAGCCAGACTCAGCCGTCCTGCCTCTGGTGGACCATGATGGCGGTGACTCTCTTTGTGTGAGGAAAAGGagtaggaggaggtggagcttCAGGTTGGCATCCAGGTGTCAg GTGGTCAAAGTCAGCCACAGCACCCAGACCGTCCAGCTGCTCGTTCCGTCTGTCCATCATCTTTGTCCAGAGGCCCCGCCCACCGCTGTTCCCGAGGCCAACCAGGGTATAGCAGAGCAGACTCCTGAGATGCAGACAAGGCGCTGCCTTCCTCCATCATACTCCAACATTTTCACACCTGTTCAGCCACGCACCTCTCTGGTCTACCTGCTTTGCTCCCCCTCAGGCTCCGCCCCCTCCACCCCAGAAAATTCCACCCCCAAGCGCAGCAGGAAGAGGCGGCGTCCTCTGGAGCTGCAGGGGTTAAAGCTGAAATACAGACGACTTCCTGTACGCTTCTACGAGCCCGGAACCAACCGCATCTTGAAGAACCCCCCGAGAGGTCTACGTTGGCACAGAGGCTCTGCCCCCTCAGGCCCCTCGCCGCCCTGCGTCCGCCAGCTGTTCCGAAGcctgagtccagacctgaacacCGACAAACCAGCGGGGGAGGGACCCAAAGGAGACAGCTTTCTCCGGAGCACGCTCAGGAGTGACTCAGCTCAAGCCAACGTGGTCCAGAGGCCAAAAAGGACGTCTCAGGCCCCGCCCCCAATGCTGGACGGCAGGTCAGAGCAggtgaggaggagcaggagagagaggagaCGGCCTCCACCCTCCAAGAGGAGAACCAGAAGTCTGGCCCAGCCCCCTCCGCCTAGGAGGGAGGGGCTACGACAGGCAGCAAGCAGAACTCTTCCTAGTTTCTCATGCCCCACCCCGATCTCCACCCGCCGGGGAAGGGGACGGAGAGGTCGGGGCTACGAGAGAGCCAGGTAG
- the dytn gene encoding dystrotelin isoform X2, with translation MNEIRPSVYRAAMKLLSLQRLCHSQYHFVVVRLHLSRPNLDYLLTAVFLFPVDNVLIRHIMGAFHAVGGTKLQDVGMNREEVTHILNRMFHRASQEVPGHVTMAAPEEACSVIMRLFNNRQTGSVSACCLQTVLIALSADNLMDKYTSLLSVSGTGSGSISRCELRSLLQDLSQLPAAVHEEGVFGGVEAAVRSCFNGVLTPTAKEEHVLKWLQGGPRLLLWLPTLYRLSVSQKVSHAVRCHTCKTFPITGLRYRCMKCVNIHICQSCFLTNRQTRKHKNHHPVLEFCTQPTWRESLSSLVQSARHALLPQRTRTQSEADRRRVLIWAEPGETQDRAPPPSDVSTKLAASTSSDINVSHDALLCAPPPPPPSSSSSKVPQVVEEPQDQQAALLAEVRNLQRDKWLLEQQVQAWRLTVQSEHGVLEDRCSEMEVTMKTLRQHNVQLQGMLTQALSKMEAQQDARDSLRSFNSENSETSDSERNPQEEEEKEGEEGEEREEGEELMKEKHEWKKNETPSPTIHWDSTMSHDESPEVCQYQPSGQQNGPEEGRQEEDPCPSGGEDCGKCSPEDLLQETVDRLKTEMETGRWTERQTGEMKREELLEAAEQVGDRIHHLVDAARTD, from the exons ATGAATGAAATCCGCCCGTCGGTCTACAGAGCCGCCATGAAGCTGCTGTCTCTTCAGAGACTCTGTCACAGTCAGTACCACTTCGTTGTAGTACGGCTGCACCTGTCCAGGCCAAACCTGGACTACTTACTCACTGCAGTCTTTCTGTTTCCAGTGGACAATGTGCTCATTAGACACATCATGGGTGCCTTCCATGCAGTGGGCGGGACTAAGCTGCAGGATGTTGGGATGAACAGGGAGGAAGTGACCCACATTCTCAACAGGATGTTCCACAGAGCATCACAGGAAGTTCCGGGTCATGTGACAATGGCAGCTCCAGAGGAAGCGTGCAGTGTCATAATGAGGCTGTTTAACAATCG ccagACTGGGTCTGTATCGGCTTGCTGCCTTCAGACAGTCCTGATCGCTCTCTCTGCAGACAACCTGATGGACAAGTACACAA GTCTGCTGAGTGTTTCAGGGACTGGTTCAGGATCTATCAGCAGATGTGAACTCAGATCTCTGCTACAGGACCTCAGCCAG CTTCCTGCAGCGGTTCACGAGGAAGGAGTGTTTGGTGGCGTGGAGGCAGCAGTGAGGTCGTGTTTTAACGGG GTGTTGACCCCGACAGCGAAAGAGGAACACGTGTTGAAGTGGCTGCAGGGTGGGCCCCGCCTGTTGCTGTGGTTACCTACTCTGTACCGGCTGTCTGTCAGTCAGAAGGTCAGTCACGCTGTCCGCTGCCACACCTGTAAGACCTTCCCAATCACTGGACTCAG gtatCGATGTATGAAGTGTGTGAACATCCACATATGTCAGAGCTGCTTCCTGACCAACCGACAGACCAGGAAACACAAGAACCACCATCCAGTCCTGGAGTTCTGCACTCAG CCCACCTGGAGAGAGTCTCTGTCTTCATTAGTGCAAAGTGCACGTCATGCCCTGTTACCACAGCGCACACGCACACAGAGTGAAGCTGATAGGAGGAGAGTCCTGATATGGGCGGAGCCAGGAGAGACCCAGGACAG aGCACCGCCCCCCTCTGATGTCTCAACAAAATTAGCTGCCAGTACCTCTTCTGACATAAACGTTTCCCATGATGCCTTGCTGtgtgctcctcctcctcctcctcccagctCATCGTCATCTAAAGTTCCTCAGGTAGTAGAGGAGCCGCAGGATCAGCAG GCGGCGCTGCTGGCTGAAGTCAGGAACCTGCAGAGAGACAAGTG GCTGTTAGAGCAGCAGGTGCAAGCCTGGCGGCtcactgtccaatcagagcatGGCGTTCTGGAGGACAGGTGTTCAGAGATGGAGGTTACCATGAAAACACTGAGACAGCACAACGTCCAGTTGCAGGGCATGCTCACACAG GCTTTGAGCAAGATGGAGGCTCAACAAGACGCCAGGGACTCCCTACGCAGCTTCAACTCAGAAAACTCGGAAACCTCTGACTCCGAGAGAAACCcacaggaagaggaggaaaaggagggagAAGAGGGAGAGGAAAGAGAAGAAGGAGAGGAGTTGATGAAGGAAAAGCATGaatggaagaaaaatgaaactCCATCTCCCACAATCCACTGGGACTCAACTATGTCACATGATGAGTCTCCAGAGGTGTGTCAATATCAGCCAAGTGGACAACAGAATGGGCCTGAGGAGGGGCGACAGGAGGAAGACCCCTGTCCATCTGGAGGGGAGGATTGTGGGAAGTGTAGTCCAGAAGACCTGCTTCAGGAGACTGTGGACAGACTGAAGACTGAAATGGAGACTGGCAGatggacagagagacagacag GTGAAATGAAGAGGGAGGAGCTTCTGGAGGCAGCAGAGCAGGTTGGAGACAGGATACACCACCTGGTGGACGCTGCGAGGACAGACTGA
- the dytn gene encoding dystrotelin isoform X1, producing the protein MDVESIEAMNEIRPSVYRAAMKLLSLQRLCHSQYHFVVVRLHLSRPNLDYLLTAVFLFPVDNVLIRHIMGAFHAVGGTKLQDVGMNREEVTHILNRMFHRASQEVPGHVTMAAPEEACSVIMRLFNNRQTGSVSACCLQTVLIALSADNLMDKYTSLLSVSGTGSGSISRCELRSLLQDLSQLPAAVHEEGVFGGVEAAVRSCFNGVLTPTAKEEHVLKWLQGGPRLLLWLPTLYRLSVSQKVSHAVRCHTCKTFPITGLRYRCMKCVNIHICQSCFLTNRQTRKHKNHHPVLEFCTQPTWRESLSSLVQSARHALLPQRTRTQSEADRRRVLIWAEPGETQDRAPPPSDVSTKLAASTSSDINVSHDALLCAPPPPPPSSSSSKVPQVVEEPQDQQAALLAEVRNLQRDKWLLEQQVQAWRLTVQSEHGVLEDRCSEMEVTMKTLRQHNVQLQGMLTQALSKMEAQQDARDSLRSFNSENSETSDSERNPQEEEEKEGEEGEEREEGEELMKEKHEWKKNETPSPTIHWDSTMSHDESPEVCQYQPSGQQNGPEEGRQEEDPCPSGGEDCGKCSPEDLLQETVDRLKTEMETGRWTERQTGEMKREELLEAAEQVGDRIHHLVDAARTD; encoded by the exons ATGGATGTGGAAAGCATCG AGGCCATGAATGAAATCCGCCCGTCGGTCTACAGAGCCGCCATGAAGCTGCTGTCTCTTCAGAGACTCTGTCACAGTCAGTACCACTTCGTTGTAGTACGGCTGCACCTGTCCAGGCCAAACCTGGACTACTTACTCACTGCAGTCTTTCTGTTTCCAGTGGACAATGTGCTCATTAGACACATCATGGGTGCCTTCCATGCAGTGGGCGGGACTAAGCTGCAGGATGTTGGGATGAACAGGGAGGAAGTGACCCACATTCTCAACAGGATGTTCCACAGAGCATCACAGGAAGTTCCGGGTCATGTGACAATGGCAGCTCCAGAGGAAGCGTGCAGTGTCATAATGAGGCTGTTTAACAATCG ccagACTGGGTCTGTATCGGCTTGCTGCCTTCAGACAGTCCTGATCGCTCTCTCTGCAGACAACCTGATGGACAAGTACACAA GTCTGCTGAGTGTTTCAGGGACTGGTTCAGGATCTATCAGCAGATGTGAACTCAGATCTCTGCTACAGGACCTCAGCCAG CTTCCTGCAGCGGTTCACGAGGAAGGAGTGTTTGGTGGCGTGGAGGCAGCAGTGAGGTCGTGTTTTAACGGG GTGTTGACCCCGACAGCGAAAGAGGAACACGTGTTGAAGTGGCTGCAGGGTGGGCCCCGCCTGTTGCTGTGGTTACCTACTCTGTACCGGCTGTCTGTCAGTCAGAAGGTCAGTCACGCTGTCCGCTGCCACACCTGTAAGACCTTCCCAATCACTGGACTCAG gtatCGATGTATGAAGTGTGTGAACATCCACATATGTCAGAGCTGCTTCCTGACCAACCGACAGACCAGGAAACACAAGAACCACCATCCAGTCCTGGAGTTCTGCACTCAG CCCACCTGGAGAGAGTCTCTGTCTTCATTAGTGCAAAGTGCACGTCATGCCCTGTTACCACAGCGCACACGCACACAGAGTGAAGCTGATAGGAGGAGAGTCCTGATATGGGCGGAGCCAGGAGAGACCCAGGACAG aGCACCGCCCCCCTCTGATGTCTCAACAAAATTAGCTGCCAGTACCTCTTCTGACATAAACGTTTCCCATGATGCCTTGCTGtgtgctcctcctcctcctcctcccagctCATCGTCATCTAAAGTTCCTCAGGTAGTAGAGGAGCCGCAGGATCAGCAG GCGGCGCTGCTGGCTGAAGTCAGGAACCTGCAGAGAGACAAGTG GCTGTTAGAGCAGCAGGTGCAAGCCTGGCGGCtcactgtccaatcagagcatGGCGTTCTGGAGGACAGGTGTTCAGAGATGGAGGTTACCATGAAAACACTGAGACAGCACAACGTCCAGTTGCAGGGCATGCTCACACAG GCTTTGAGCAAGATGGAGGCTCAACAAGACGCCAGGGACTCCCTACGCAGCTTCAACTCAGAAAACTCGGAAACCTCTGACTCCGAGAGAAACCcacaggaagaggaggaaaaggagggagAAGAGGGAGAGGAAAGAGAAGAAGGAGAGGAGTTGATGAAGGAAAAGCATGaatggaagaaaaatgaaactCCATCTCCCACAATCCACTGGGACTCAACTATGTCACATGATGAGTCTCCAGAGGTGTGTCAATATCAGCCAAGTGGACAACAGAATGGGCCTGAGGAGGGGCGACAGGAGGAAGACCCCTGTCCATCTGGAGGGGAGGATTGTGGGAAGTGTAGTCCAGAAGACCTGCTTCAGGAGACTGTGGACAGACTGAAGACTGAAATGGAGACTGGCAGatggacagagagacagacag GTGAAATGAAGAGGGAGGAGCTTCTGGAGGCAGCAGAGCAGGTTGGAGACAGGATACACCACCTGGTGGACGCTGCGAGGACAGACTGA
- the dytn gene encoding dystrotelin isoform X3 — protein sequence MDVESIEAMNEIRPSVYRAAMKLLSLQRLCHMDNVLIRHIMGAFHAVGGTKLQDVGMNREEVTHILNRMFHRASQEVPGHVTMAAPEEACSVIMRLFNNRQTGSVSACCLQTVLIALSADNLMDKYTSLLSVSGTGSGSISRCELRSLLQDLSQLPAAVHEEGVFGGVEAAVRSCFNGVLTPTAKEEHVLKWLQGGPRLLLWLPTLYRLSVSQKVSHAVRCHTCKTFPITGLRYRCMKCVNIHICQSCFLTNRQTRKHKNHHPVLEFCTQPTWRESLSSLVQSARHALLPQRTRTQSEADRRRVLIWAEPGETQDRAPPPSDVSTKLAASTSSDINVSHDALLCAPPPPPPSSSSSKVPQVVEEPQDQQAALLAEVRNLQRDKWLLEQQVQAWRLTVQSEHGVLEDRCSEMEVTMKTLRQHNVQLQGMLTQALSKMEAQQDARDSLRSFNSENSETSDSERNPQEEEEKEGEEGEEREEGEELMKEKHEWKKNETPSPTIHWDSTMSHDESPEVCQYQPSGQQNGPEEGRQEEDPCPSGGEDCGKCSPEDLLQETVDRLKTEMETGRWTERQTGEMKREELLEAAEQVGDRIHHLVDAARTD from the exons ATGGATGTGGAAAGCATCG AGGCCATGAATGAAATCCGCCCGTCGGTCTACAGAGCCGCCATGAAGCTGCTGTCTCTTCAGAGACTCTGTCACA TGGACAATGTGCTCATTAGACACATCATGGGTGCCTTCCATGCAGTGGGCGGGACTAAGCTGCAGGATGTTGGGATGAACAGGGAGGAAGTGACCCACATTCTCAACAGGATGTTCCACAGAGCATCACAGGAAGTTCCGGGTCATGTGACAATGGCAGCTCCAGAGGAAGCGTGCAGTGTCATAATGAGGCTGTTTAACAATCG ccagACTGGGTCTGTATCGGCTTGCTGCCTTCAGACAGTCCTGATCGCTCTCTCTGCAGACAACCTGATGGACAAGTACACAA GTCTGCTGAGTGTTTCAGGGACTGGTTCAGGATCTATCAGCAGATGTGAACTCAGATCTCTGCTACAGGACCTCAGCCAG CTTCCTGCAGCGGTTCACGAGGAAGGAGTGTTTGGTGGCGTGGAGGCAGCAGTGAGGTCGTGTTTTAACGGG GTGTTGACCCCGACAGCGAAAGAGGAACACGTGTTGAAGTGGCTGCAGGGTGGGCCCCGCCTGTTGCTGTGGTTACCTACTCTGTACCGGCTGTCTGTCAGTCAGAAGGTCAGTCACGCTGTCCGCTGCCACACCTGTAAGACCTTCCCAATCACTGGACTCAG gtatCGATGTATGAAGTGTGTGAACATCCACATATGTCAGAGCTGCTTCCTGACCAACCGACAGACCAGGAAACACAAGAACCACCATCCAGTCCTGGAGTTCTGCACTCAG CCCACCTGGAGAGAGTCTCTGTCTTCATTAGTGCAAAGTGCACGTCATGCCCTGTTACCACAGCGCACACGCACACAGAGTGAAGCTGATAGGAGGAGAGTCCTGATATGGGCGGAGCCAGGAGAGACCCAGGACAG aGCACCGCCCCCCTCTGATGTCTCAACAAAATTAGCTGCCAGTACCTCTTCTGACATAAACGTTTCCCATGATGCCTTGCTGtgtgctcctcctcctcctcctcccagctCATCGTCATCTAAAGTTCCTCAGGTAGTAGAGGAGCCGCAGGATCAGCAG GCGGCGCTGCTGGCTGAAGTCAGGAACCTGCAGAGAGACAAGTG GCTGTTAGAGCAGCAGGTGCAAGCCTGGCGGCtcactgtccaatcagagcatGGCGTTCTGGAGGACAGGTGTTCAGAGATGGAGGTTACCATGAAAACACTGAGACAGCACAACGTCCAGTTGCAGGGCATGCTCACACAG GCTTTGAGCAAGATGGAGGCTCAACAAGACGCCAGGGACTCCCTACGCAGCTTCAACTCAGAAAACTCGGAAACCTCTGACTCCGAGAGAAACCcacaggaagaggaggaaaaggagggagAAGAGGGAGAGGAAAGAGAAGAAGGAGAGGAGTTGATGAAGGAAAAGCATGaatggaagaaaaatgaaactCCATCTCCCACAATCCACTGGGACTCAACTATGTCACATGATGAGTCTCCAGAGGTGTGTCAATATCAGCCAAGTGGACAACAGAATGGGCCTGAGGAGGGGCGACAGGAGGAAGACCCCTGTCCATCTGGAGGGGAGGATTGTGGGAAGTGTAGTCCAGAAGACCTGCTTCAGGAGACTGTGGACAGACTGAAGACTGAAATGGAGACTGGCAGatggacagagagacagacag GTGAAATGAAGAGGGAGGAGCTTCTGGAGGCAGCAGAGCAGGTTGGAGACAGGATACACCACCTGGTGGACGCTGCGAGGACAGACTGA